A single genomic interval of Alteromonas sp. BL110 harbors:
- a CDS encoding DUF1249 domain-containing protein produces MQALCELNYAYVLKMLPDCDTEDLSYEFSVGVGLAYEIRIVDSARYTSTLSIKQTTKDMPSYLTPSMTVRLYHDARMAEVINSQNTGALEPSYEYPNLKMRQRNEKHMVNIFLAEWLNFCLQHSTNVTSEA; encoded by the coding sequence ATGCAGGCGCTTTGCGAACTGAACTATGCTTATGTTCTTAAAATGCTACCTGACTGCGATACGGAAGACTTGAGTTATGAATTTTCCGTTGGTGTGGGGTTGGCCTATGAAATTAGGATAGTGGACTCTGCTCGCTACACCAGCACGTTGAGCATAAAACAAACCACTAAAGACATGCCTTCGTACCTAACGCCAAGTATGACGGTTCGCCTATATCATGATGCCCGCATGGCTGAGGTGATAAACAGTCAAAATACAGGGGCTCTTGAGCCTTCTTATGAATACCCTAATCTGAAAATGCGCCAGCGCAACGAAAAGCATATGGTAAATATCTTTTTAGCTGAGTGGTTAAACTTTTGCCTGCAACATTCAACAAACGTTACCTCCGAAGCGTGA
- a CDS encoding metallophosphoesterase: MISLIQISDCHLFKDKDKTGYAGIAPYHSLTRVLSAVQQYVADITDSKNQIANQGNNGQEQKMIVLVTGDISGDNSPESYQHFTALMEQYIESENIDWFVLAGNHDNNPHFESYLGSRHLQSANPISFSNWQIHGMDTRTSGNMHTAAGEVKESDLIALKQSLDALPHFNHLVALHHHILPSKSWMDKHFLANAQHLESLINENPQIKALIHGHIHSPLRQEIGTNSTPSYGSPSTCWQWQMCDEFGVSEEAPGYQVINLMDNGTIDVNVTEV; this comes from the coding sequence GTGATATCACTAATACAGATAAGTGATTGCCACTTATTTAAGGACAAAGACAAGACCGGTTACGCGGGTATAGCGCCCTATCATTCATTGACGCGTGTACTTAGCGCGGTTCAACAGTACGTAGCAGATATTACTGACTCAAAAAATCAAATCGCTAATCAAGGAAATAACGGGCAAGAACAGAAAATGATAGTGCTGGTAACTGGAGACATCAGTGGCGATAACTCCCCCGAAAGCTATCAGCATTTTACCGCACTGATGGAGCAATATATTGAGTCAGAAAATATAGACTGGTTTGTTCTCGCTGGAAATCACGACAATAATCCACATTTCGAAAGCTACCTTGGCAGTCGTCACTTACAGAGCGCCAACCCGATAAGCTTTTCGAACTGGCAAATACACGGTATGGATACCCGAACTTCAGGCAATATGCACACAGCAGCGGGCGAGGTAAAAGAAAGCGATTTAATTGCATTAAAGCAATCGCTAGATGCATTACCGCACTTTAATCATCTTGTTGCGCTCCATCACCATATATTGCCTTCAAAAAGCTGGATGGATAAACATTTTTTGGCTAATGCACAGCACCTAGAATCGCTTATAAACGAAAACCCGCAAATAAAGGCGTTAATTCACGGACATATTCATTCGCCATTGCGCCAAGAAATAGGAACGAATAGCACGCCTTCTTACGGAAGCCCATCGACTTGCTGGCAGTGGCAAATGTGCGATGAATTTGGTGTAAGCGAAGAGGCACCTGGGTACCAGGTAATTAATCTAATGGATAATGGAACGATAGACGTTAACGTTACCGAGGTCTAG
- a CDS encoding DEAD/DEAH box helicase: MTTTVDMTFKDLNLPEPILQALEKVGYEKPSPIQAESIPLILEGHDLLGQAQTGTGKTAAFALPMLANIDPEQRKPQLLVLAPTRELAIQVAEAFQVYASFSQKIKVLPVYGGQSYDNQIRQLKRGVQVVVGTPGRIIDHIKRKTLDLSELKFLVLDEADEMLRMGFIDDVELILSHAPEERQTALFSATMPGPIKKITQRYLKDPKHVKIASKVSTASTIRQRYCQIAPHHKLEALTRIMEVEVFDGMIIFVRTKTATVELADKLSARGYDVEPLNGDIPQAARERTVEKLKQGNIDILVATDVVARGLDVERVSHVINYDIPYDSESYVHRIGRTGRAGRQGDAILFISHREKRLLFSIEKTTKQPIEAMPIPSISEINETRLSRFKQSVAEATQDDSIESLMPIVEMIKEENEASPETIMAALLKIAQGDEPLILKESDRPDINSKPPRDNRDRNSRDGRDGRERKPRVPRGNRKPEEGMQRFRIEVGHVHGAKPGNIVGAIANEANINSKHIGAIEIYDNFSTVDLPDGMPKETRDTLQGTRVAGQRLNIREWSDTPPAKREGRGDRGNRGDRAPRGNREDRGNRGDRENRENRKRKN, translated from the coding sequence ATGACAACAACTGTCGACATGACATTTAAAGACCTCAATTTACCAGAACCAATCTTACAAGCCCTTGAAAAAGTTGGCTACGAGAAACCGTCTCCTATTCAGGCTGAGAGTATTCCTCTTATTCTTGAAGGGCACGATTTACTCGGTCAGGCACAGACAGGGACAGGAAAAACCGCTGCGTTTGCCCTGCCTATGTTGGCAAATATCGATCCTGAGCAACGTAAGCCGCAATTACTGGTATTGGCCCCAACCCGTGAACTAGCTATTCAGGTTGCAGAGGCGTTTCAGGTTTATGCGAGCTTTAGTCAAAAAATTAAAGTACTTCCAGTATACGGCGGTCAGTCGTACGACAACCAAATTCGCCAGCTTAAGCGCGGCGTTCAAGTGGTTGTGGGTACACCAGGCCGTATCATCGACCACATAAAGCGCAAGACACTAGACTTAAGCGAACTTAAGTTCCTAGTGTTAGACGAAGCCGACGAAATGCTTCGCATGGGCTTTATTGATGACGTTGAACTTATTCTTAGCCATGCACCAGAAGAACGCCAAACTGCGCTATTCTCGGCAACTATGCCTGGTCCAATTAAGAAAATTACTCAGCGTTACTTAAAAGATCCTAAGCACGTTAAAATTGCCTCAAAGGTAAGCACTGCTAGCACAATCCGCCAGCGTTACTGCCAAATCGCACCGCACCACAAACTTGAGGCGCTAACCCGCATCATGGAAGTGGAAGTGTTCGACGGTATGATCATTTTCGTACGCACGAAAACCGCTACGGTTGAACTAGCTGATAAACTTTCTGCTCGTGGTTACGATGTAGAGCCGCTAAACGGTGACATTCCTCAGGCAGCCCGTGAGCGTACCGTTGAAAAGCTTAAACAGGGTAACATTGATATCCTTGTTGCTACCGACGTAGTAGCCCGTGGTCTTGACGTTGAGCGTGTAAGCCACGTTATCAACTACGATATCCCGTATGACAGCGAGTCTTACGTACATCGTATTGGTCGTACAGGTCGTGCTGGTCGTCAAGGTGACGCAATCCTGTTTATTTCTCACCGTGAAAAGCGCTTGTTGTTCTCTATTGAGAAAACCACTAAGCAGCCTATTGAAGCGATGCCAATTCCTTCAATTAGCGAAATCAATGAAACACGCTTAAGCCGTTTTAAACAGTCGGTTGCCGAAGCTACTCAAGACGATAGCATTGAATCATTAATGCCTATTGTTGAGATGATTAAAGAAGAAAATGAAGCATCGCCTGAAACCATCATGGCTGCGCTACTTAAAATTGCGCAAGGCGACGAGCCGTTAATTCTTAAAGAGTCAGACCGACCAGACATCAATAGCAAGCCTCCGCGCGATAATCGTGATAGAAACTCTCGCGATGGTCGTGATGGTCGCGAAAGAAAGCCAAGAGTGCCACGTGGTAACCGCAAGCCAGAAGAAGGCATGCAGCGCTTCCGTATTGAAGTGGGTCACGTACATGGTGCAAAGCCTGGCAACATCGTTGGCGCTATTGCGAACGAAGCAAACATAAACTCGAAGCACATTGGTGCTATCGAAATTTATGACAACTTCAGCACGGTAGACCTTCCTGACGGCATGCCTAAGGAAACCCGCGATACGCTTCAAGGCACACGTGTTGCAGGTCAGCGTTTAAATATTCGCGAATGGTCTGATACGCCACCGGCTAAGCGAGAAGGTCGTGGCGATCGTGGTAATCGCGGTGACAGAGCACCTCGCGGCAACCGTGAAGACCGAGGCAATCGCGGAGACCGCGAAAACCGCGAAAACCGCAAGCGTAAGAACTAA
- the tolC gene encoding outer membrane channel protein TolC, producing MKRTLLSLVIGVSMTTGALADDLMQVYQQALANDPLVNQAKAQRDAAFEGISISRASLLPQISGSVGYTMSDSERFQQAAGDNGLQVFTTDTEVDTIDYGLTLSMSLYDHANWLGLDRAEKIAEQSDAQLAASMQDVIVRTVTAYFDVLRARDNVEFVGSEKRAIERQLEQTRQRFEVGLTAITDVHEAQANYDSTVAQEIQAKNELEFALEALRVITGKYHDRLYGLNKDNFSATMPVPETVDSWLETAQEKNLALLVDRLAMDVAKEDIAIARSGHLPTLSLSGSYGRSKDDVDAEILNDDGSTTPFGYETPYLNSQSIGVTLSVPIYQGGSVSAQTSQAKYNYVAASQAAEQTYRQTVQSVRSSFNNVKASISTIRALEQSVVSADSALKATEAGFDVGTRTIVDVLDSTRNLFDARRNLAGARYDFIQSVITLKQAAGTLTGEDVAIINRGLKPVESNSNK from the coding sequence ATGAAACGAACACTTCTGTCGCTGGTTATCGGTGTTTCGATGACAACTGGTGCACTGGCCGATGACCTAATGCAGGTATATCAACAAGCACTGGCAAACGATCCATTGGTAAACCAAGCGAAAGCGCAACGTGATGCTGCGTTTGAAGGAATTAGTATTAGCCGTGCAAGTCTGCTACCGCAAATCTCTGGCTCTGTGGGCTACACCATGTCAGATTCAGAACGTTTTCAACAGGCAGCGGGCGACAATGGCCTTCAGGTATTCACGACAGATACAGAAGTAGACACCATCGACTACGGGTTAACACTTTCTATGTCGTTGTACGACCACGCTAACTGGTTGGGCTTAGACCGTGCTGAAAAAATTGCTGAGCAAAGCGATGCGCAGCTAGCAGCTAGCATGCAGGACGTTATTGTACGTACGGTTACGGCTTACTTTGACGTATTGCGCGCCCGTGACAACGTAGAGTTTGTAGGCTCAGAAAAACGTGCGATTGAACGTCAACTTGAGCAAACCCGTCAGCGTTTCGAGGTTGGTTTAACTGCTATTACTGATGTGCATGAAGCACAAGCAAACTACGACAGCACAGTTGCCCAAGAAATTCAGGCTAAAAACGAACTTGAATTTGCCCTTGAAGCGCTGCGTGTGATTACAGGTAAATATCACGACCGTCTTTACGGCCTTAATAAAGATAATTTCTCAGCCACAATGCCGGTACCTGAAACCGTAGATAGCTGGCTAGAAACTGCCCAAGAGAAAAACTTAGCATTGTTGGTAGACCGTTTAGCTATGGATGTGGCGAAAGAAGATATTGCCATTGCACGTTCTGGCCATCTACCGACTCTGTCTTTGTCAGGCAGCTATGGTCGCTCTAAAGACGATGTAGACGCTGAAATTCTTAACGATGATGGCTCAACGACCCCGTTTGGTTATGAAACGCCGTACTTAAACAGTCAGTCTATTGGCGTGACACTAAGCGTGCCTATTTACCAAGGCGGTAGCGTTAGCGCACAAACGTCGCAGGCGAAGTACAACTATGTTGCTGCGAGCCAAGCCGCAGAGCAAACGTATCGACAAACTGTACAATCGGTTCGTAGCTCGTTTAATAATGTAAAAGCATCTATCTCGACTATTCGCGCGCTTGAGCAGTCTGTTGTGTCAGCAGATAGCGCACTTAAAGCAACAGAAGCTGGGTTTGATGTAGGTACACGTACTATCGTCGATGTACTTGATAGCACACGTAATTTGTTTGACGCCCGTCGTAATCTTGCTGGTGCACGCTACGACTTCATTCAGTCGGTTATTACACTTAAGCAAGCGGCGGGAACCCTTACAGGTGAAGATGTGGCCATAATAAACCGCGGTCTCAAGCCGGTAGAGAGCAATAGCAACAAATAG
- the nudF gene encoding ADP-ribose diphosphatase, with amino-acid sequence MSKEFLSFTSNDVEITDIKPVYRGFFTMNQYQFKHKCFNGEWSDTVTREIFERGHAVGVLPYDPILQEFVLIEQVRIGALATSSSPWLIEIIAGMIDKGETPENVCHRESMEEAGIKLQNLTKALSYLSSPGGTTERLHIFIAKTDASLAKGIHGLESESEDIKVHRVKENTALEWLENGHIDNAAAVIALQWFFMHKTQLLEQWQTS; translated from the coding sequence ATGAGCAAGGAATTCCTTTCATTTACCTCAAATGACGTCGAAATCACCGACATTAAGCCAGTGTATCGTGGTTTCTTTACCATGAATCAGTATCAATTTAAGCACAAGTGTTTTAATGGAGAATGGAGCGACACGGTTACACGCGAAATTTTTGAACGCGGTCATGCGGTAGGCGTTTTGCCCTATGACCCCATTCTCCAAGAATTCGTGCTAATTGAGCAGGTTAGAATTGGGGCGTTAGCCACATCTTCAAGCCCTTGGTTAATAGAAATTATTGCAGGCATGATAGATAAGGGTGAAACACCTGAAAATGTGTGCCATCGAGAATCAATGGAAGAGGCGGGTATAAAGTTACAAAACTTGACCAAGGCCCTAAGCTATCTATCTAGTCCAGGTGGTACTACGGAAAGATTACATATATTTATAGCAAAGACTGACGCAAGCTTGGCAAAAGGTATTCACGGGCTTGAAAGCGAGTCTGAAGATATCAAAGTGCATCGTGTAAAAGAGAATACCGCCCTTGAATGGCTGGAAAATGGCCATATAGACAACGCCGCAGCAGTAATTGCGCTACAATGGTTCTTTATGCATAAGACACAACTTCTGGAGCAATGGCAGACATCGTGA
- the cysG gene encoding siroheme synthase CysG, which produces MDYFPLFLDARKLNVLIVGAGEVAARKLELIMKTPATITVVAPWVCDTVKQLALNEKVTLIEREFENSDLTHKDMVFIATDKGDVNQHIHDLARANKVLVNVVDNTPLCQFITPSIVDRSPIIIAMSSGGVAPVLLRYLRQKLETVLPANLSRLGAFSEKFREKVKQTLNGVTARRYFWEDVLDGDIAEMVEKGQDQKADEAFDLALQAAAEDKKVEGQVYLVGAGPGDPDLLTFRALRLMQKADVVVYDRLVSPQILELVRRDAEKIYVGKAKSNHTLPQDDINQLMVDEAKKGNRVVRLKGGDPFIFGRGGEEIQTLIQHGIEFQVVPGITAASGASSYAGIPLTHRDHAQSVVFATGHLKNGTIELNWPALAQKNQTAVFYMGLTGLPIICEKMIEHGLDASTPIALVQSATTEKQQVLTGTLEDIVAKQERAQLQPPTLIIVGSVVSLHDELNWFKE; this is translated from the coding sequence ATGGATTACTTTCCGCTATTCCTAGACGCTAGAAAACTCAATGTCCTTATTGTTGGGGCCGGTGAAGTGGCAGCCCGTAAGCTAGAGCTTATTATGAAGACGCCTGCAACCATTACAGTGGTTGCACCTTGGGTTTGTGACACGGTTAAGCAACTAGCGTTAAATGAGAAAGTCACGCTGATAGAACGTGAGTTTGAAAATAGCGACCTTACCCATAAAGACATGGTGTTTATTGCCACCGACAAGGGCGATGTTAACCAGCATATTCATGACTTAGCTCGCGCCAACAAAGTGTTGGTTAATGTGGTAGATAACACGCCACTATGCCAGTTTATTACCCCTTCTATTGTTGACCGCTCTCCCATTATTATTGCTATGAGTAGTGGCGGTGTTGCGCCAGTTTTGCTGCGTTATTTACGACAAAAATTAGAGACTGTTCTGCCGGCCAATTTAAGTCGATTGGGCGCGTTTTCTGAAAAATTCCGCGAAAAAGTAAAACAGACACTTAACGGTGTAACTGCAAGACGTTACTTTTGGGAGGACGTTCTTGACGGCGACATTGCAGAAATGGTTGAAAAAGGCCAAGACCAAAAAGCTGATGAAGCATTTGACTTAGCATTGCAAGCTGCCGCTGAAGACAAAAAAGTCGAAGGACAAGTGTATTTGGTAGGGGCAGGTCCTGGCGATCCAGACCTACTTACCTTTCGTGCCCTTCGCTTAATGCAAAAAGCTGACGTTGTTGTTTACGACCGCTTAGTTTCCCCACAAATTCTTGAGCTTGTGCGTCGCGATGCTGAGAAAATCTATGTAGGTAAGGCCAAAAGCAATCACACGCTTCCTCAGGACGATATTAATCAGCTAATGGTTGATGAAGCGAAAAAAGGTAATCGCGTGGTGCGCTTGAAAGGCGGCGACCCTTTCATATTTGGTCGTGGCGGAGAGGAAATTCAAACCCTTATTCAGCATGGTATTGAGTTTCAAGTAGTTCCCGGTATTACCGCAGCAAGCGGCGCATCAAGCTATGCTGGCATTCCGCTTACCCATAGAGACCATGCACAGTCTGTCGTATTTGCTACAGGCCATTTAAAAAACGGCACTATAGAACTTAACTGGCCTGCCCTTGCGCAAAAAAATCAAACCGCTGTGTTTTATATGGGGCTAACAGGTCTGCCTATCATTTGTGAAAAAATGATTGAACATGGACTTGATGCCTCAACGCCAATAGCACTAGTTCAGTCGGCCACCACTGAAAAGCAGCAGGTGTTAACGGGTACGCTTGAAGACATTGTGGCTAAGCAGGAAAGAGCCCAGCTTCAGCCGCCAACACTTATTATTGTAGGTAGCGTAGTAAGCCTTCACGATGAATTAAACTGGTTTAAAGAATAG
- the prsT gene encoding XrtA/PEP-CTERM system TPR-repeat protein PrsT, with protein MTKHRTNKLIKRTTLAVMLTSVLLSGCSEKSMESHLADARNYASQQQLDAAIVEYKNAIQKGPNAAQPRFELGKLYLQQSNYAAAEKELNKAMDLGHPVSQVIPLLSVAYQQSGAENALAEVDYRAEGMTAVESAEVGFYKLQALMQLGKNEEAQALQAELATLDTSSVYKGLIDSYAFVLDNDMEGALAATEALREQAPTNKDVLQQLAKIYLQNGEPEKAAEVYGVYVIQFPDDVTSKFAYAALLIEIRDLDKAQPVVDELLVLNENHPLLNTFKGIIESANENYAKALKHLEIAVQNGRSDQVVRLVAGFSAYQIQDFEAAQRHLTMVASSLPDNHPGLRMLADSMLQLGENDEALEVLARVEGEQGVDAALFSKASYQLLREGNVVGAQQMIEKSEGVSTTAEDLSRLGVLQLSLNDIDGLVNLEQAVEQSPESVTSQATLLRAYIATNQLDKAKSAAKEWHEASPEKAVPLIYLGNIATAEGAYQEAAKYLDEASELSDAGNEVTYSRAKLLVAEGKKENAVAFIRAFIDENPADVQALALWFALAMESGNADDVIEHAQAQFAANKGDINLRLLLARMYSLNNQLDKTVSLLTAVEGDESSPQTFWSLKGQALIAANNVKEATTFFDRWLSFYPQDKNAVLGKLLIVDSQKQFKQGLELTNKVLSKRPDAQLTLLKAYFHSRLGQSKPAWEIINNVSEEVKALPFVRGVIARLHLIDKAPEQAVDHAKAAYDATSNSDNALLLVAALEMSGKKEQAFSFLQKHVNAHNNDVQSAMLLAERQIGSDRAAAIDTYELILTKTPDNFVVLNNLAYLAFEDKDLQRAEELAKKAVSLQSENADAVDTLAQIYIAKGEKEEALTLYEQISTGPIASDEVYLNHVALLLELDKKALAKRRLASREFTSEAAKQRVESLKQQFGV; from the coding sequence ATGACAAAGCATAGAACTAATAAATTAATTAAACGCACAACGTTAGCAGTTATGTTAACCAGTGTACTTTTGTCAGGGTGTAGCGAGAAGTCGATGGAAAGCCATTTGGCTGATGCGAGAAACTATGCCTCTCAACAGCAGCTTGATGCCGCCATCGTTGAATACAAAAACGCTATTCAAAAGGGCCCTAATGCGGCCCAGCCTCGCTTTGAGCTAGGAAAACTGTACCTGCAACAAAGCAATTATGCGGCGGCAGAAAAAGAACTCAACAAGGCGATGGATTTAGGCCACCCCGTTAGTCAAGTTATTCCACTGTTATCCGTGGCCTATCAACAGTCAGGAGCAGAAAACGCCCTCGCTGAAGTTGATTATCGTGCAGAGGGAATGACCGCGGTTGAATCAGCAGAAGTGGGCTTTTATAAGCTTCAAGCACTTATGCAGCTTGGTAAAAACGAAGAGGCGCAAGCGCTTCAAGCAGAACTCGCTACCCTTGATACCAGTTCGGTATACAAAGGGCTTATTGATAGCTATGCGTTTGTGTTAGACAACGATATGGAAGGCGCCTTAGCCGCGACAGAAGCGTTGCGCGAGCAAGCGCCGACCAACAAAGACGTTTTGCAACAGCTTGCCAAGATTTACCTGCAAAATGGCGAACCTGAAAAAGCTGCAGAGGTATACGGCGTTTATGTTATTCAGTTTCCAGATGACGTCACCAGCAAATTTGCGTATGCCGCGCTTCTTATTGAGATAAGAGATCTAGATAAAGCCCAGCCTGTTGTGGATGAACTGTTGGTGCTGAATGAAAACCATCCGTTGCTAAATACTTTTAAAGGCATTATTGAGTCGGCCAACGAAAATTACGCGAAAGCCCTTAAACACCTGGAAATCGCCGTTCAAAACGGTAGGAGTGATCAGGTTGTGCGTTTGGTTGCGGGTTTTAGTGCGTATCAAATTCAAGATTTCGAGGCGGCCCAGCGCCACTTAACCATGGTGGCGTCTAGCTTGCCTGATAATCACCCAGGCCTTCGAATGCTGGCAGACAGCATGCTCCAACTTGGTGAAAACGATGAAGCCCTTGAGGTTCTAGCTAGAGTTGAAGGTGAACAAGGTGTTGATGCGGCCCTGTTTTCGAAAGCGAGTTATCAGTTGCTTAGAGAAGGCAACGTAGTTGGTGCCCAGCAGATGATAGAAAAATCAGAAGGGGTTAGTACTACAGCCGAAGACTTGTCACGCTTAGGTGTTTTACAGCTTTCATTAAACGACATTGATGGTTTAGTTAACCTTGAACAAGCGGTTGAACAGTCACCAGAATCAGTAACTTCACAAGCAACCTTACTGCGGGCATATATAGCGACCAATCAACTTGATAAAGCGAAAAGTGCGGCAAAAGAGTGGCATGAGGCTTCGCCAGAAAAAGCAGTGCCCTTAATTTATTTGGGAAACATTGCAACAGCAGAAGGCGCTTACCAAGAAGCGGCGAAATACTTAGATGAAGCGAGCGAGCTTAGCGATGCGGGTAATGAGGTTACGTACTCCAGAGCTAAATTACTTGTTGCAGAGGGCAAAAAAGAAAATGCAGTAGCGTTTATCCGCGCTTTTATCGATGAGAACCCTGCTGACGTCCAAGCCTTGGCGCTATGGTTTGCGTTGGCAATGGAAAGTGGAAATGCCGACGACGTCATTGAGCATGCACAAGCACAGTTTGCTGCTAATAAGGGCGATATTAATCTGCGCCTTTTACTCGCGAGAATGTACTCGCTGAATAACCAGCTAGATAAAACTGTTTCGCTGTTGACGGCTGTTGAAGGTGACGAGTCATCACCCCAGACCTTTTGGAGTTTAAAAGGTCAGGCGCTTATTGCCGCTAATAACGTAAAAGAAGCAACGACCTTTTTTGACCGCTGGTTATCGTTCTACCCGCAAGATAAAAATGCGGTGTTGGGCAAGCTGCTTATCGTCGACTCTCAAAAGCAATTCAAGCAAGGATTGGAGTTAACGAACAAGGTTTTGTCTAAGCGACCAGACGCACAACTAACGCTCTTGAAAGCGTATTTTCATAGCCGTCTTGGTCAATCAAAACCGGCATGGGAGATCATCAATAATGTCTCTGAAGAGGTTAAAGCATTGCCGTTTGTAAGGGGCGTTATTGCACGTTTACATCTTATAGATAAAGCGCCAGAGCAGGCCGTTGACCACGCCAAAGCGGCTTATGATGCTACTTCAAACTCAGACAATGCGTTGCTGCTTGTTGCAGCCCTTGAGATGTCAGGTAAAAAAGAGCAAGCGTTTAGCTTCCTACAAAAGCACGTAAATGCGCACAATAACGACGTACAAAGTGCGATGTTGTTAGCTGAGCGTCAAATTGGTAGTGATAGAGCCGCAGCCATTGATACCTATGAGCTTATACTTACTAAAACGCCAGATAATTTTGTGGTGCTTAACAACCTGGCGTATTTAGCGTTTGAAGATAAAGACCTTCAGCGAGCAGAAGAGCTAGCCAAAAAAGCGGTATCGCTGCAAAGTGAAAATGCTGATGCTGTAGACACACTAGCGCAGATTTATATCGCTAAAGGTGAGAAAGAAGAAGCGCTAACCCTGTATGAGCAAATATCAACAGGGCCCATTGCTAGCGATGAAGTGTATCTAAATCACGTGGCCTTATTGCTTGAGCTCGATAAAAAGGCTCTAGCAAAGCGACGCTTAGCAAGTAGGGAGTTTACTTCTGAAGCTGCGAAGCAAAGAGTAGAAAGCCTTAAGCAGCAATTTGGCGTATAA
- a CDS encoding YqiA/YcfP family alpha/beta fold hydrolase encodes MQHILYLHGFLSSPKSIKAQATKQYFEQHHSNVTLHIPELSNFPSKVESQLLELIDSTPALLENGLKLIGSSMGGYLSTFLLEKFGGKAVLINPAVRPYELLQNFIGTHENPYSREKFEIVESDMGVIKALESASIKQPTSYKVLLQTEDETLDYRLAAEKYQHSHLVIEEGGDHSFVGYENHLPAIAEFLLK; translated from the coding sequence ATGCAGCACATCTTATATCTTCATGGCTTTTTGAGCTCCCCGAAGTCCATAAAGGCACAAGCCACTAAACAATATTTTGAGCAGCATCACTCAAACGTCACCTTACATATTCCTGAACTGTCTAATTTTCCTAGTAAAGTTGAAAGCCAGCTGCTTGAGCTTATTGATAGCACCCCAGCACTGCTTGAAAACGGGCTTAAACTGATTGGTAGCTCTATGGGCGGCTATCTCTCTACATTTTTACTTGAAAAGTTCGGTGGCAAAGCCGTATTAATAAATCCAGCGGTACGGCCTTATGAACTGTTGCAAAACTTCATAGGCACTCATGAGAACCCATATAGCAGAGAAAAATTTGAGATAGTAGAAAGCGATATGGGGGTTATAAAAGCCTTAGAGTCTGCTTCAATTAAACAGCCAACTAGTTACAAAGTGCTGCTTCAGACTGAAGATGAAACGCTAGATTATCGCTTGGCTGCAGAGAAGTACCAGCATAGTCATTTAGTTATTGAAGAAGGTGGAGATCACAGCTTTGTGGGTTATGAAAATCATTTGCCAGCTATCGCTGAGTTTTTGCTTAAATAA
- a CDS encoding ion transporter, whose protein sequence is MQASELQNKFERIRANKWFEAFVISVIVISALLVGAKTYELPTGMSSITLFLDWFISAFFLTEITIRFLAEKQKRYFFKSFWNWFDTLIVVISLIPADDTELALIARLVRVFRVLRMISIIPELRILLVSLVKALPQLGYVMLLMFIIFYIYAAIGSTLFETINPVLWGDITISMLTLFRIMTFEDWTDVMYETQEVYSLSWIFYLTFIFFTAFAFLNMVIGIVVNVMERENEKARAEKEAALLEEQIAQGNIEPTLHDVLKELRELKAQVASQNSKP, encoded by the coding sequence ATGCAAGCCTCTGAACTACAAAATAAATTTGAGCGCATAAGAGCAAATAAATGGTTTGAAGCCTTTGTTATCAGCGTCATCGTGATATCGGCGCTATTAGTCGGAGCAAAGACCTACGAACTACCTACCGGCATGTCGTCTATTACGTTGTTTTTAGACTGGTTTATCAGCGCGTTCTTTTTAACTGAAATCACCATTCGCTTTTTAGCTGAAAAGCAGAAGCGTTACTTTTTCAAAAGCTTCTGGAACTGGTTTGATACCCTCATTGTAGTTATCAGTCTGATCCCGGCAGACGACACTGAACTTGCGCTGATTGCGCGTTTAGTGCGGGTCTTCCGCGTACTTCGTATGATTTCAATTATCCCAGAGCTTCGAATACTACTCGTTTCTCTAGTGAAAGCTTTGCCCCAACTAGGCTATGTCATGTTGTTGATGTTTATCATTTTCTACATTTACGCAGCTATAGGCAGTACTTTATTCGAAACCATCAATCCCGTGTTGTGGGGCGATATCACTATCTCGATGCTAACGCTCTTTAGAATTATGACCTTCGAAGATTGGACCGATGTAATGTACGAGACTCAGGAGGTTTACTCGCTAAGCTGGATTTTCTACCTTACCTTTATTTTCTTTACTGCGTTCGCGTTCTTGAACATGGTCATTGGCATTGTGGTAAATGTGATGGAAAGAGAAAACGAGAAGGCAAGAGCAGAAAAAGAAGCAGCCTTACTTGAAGAGCAAATCGCACAAGGCAATATTGAGCCCACATTGCATGATGTTCTCAAAGAGTTGCGAGAGCTAAAAGCGCAGGTCGCGTCACAAAATAGTAAACCGTAG